GATTAAGCTAGTCCATAATGATATTGTTATGCCTGTGATTCTTGTACATGTCTACAAGTGTTATGTTTGAAACCATGAATGTGGGTGGAAAATGCCCCAAATTTCAACCAAACTACAGCTTTACGAACACAGCCCTCACCTTCGCAAGTGACTATACACATCAACGTGGGGCAAAGAATGAGCCTTTTCAAGTAAGAAACAttgttgtaaaaatgtattcatgcaACTTTGTTAAAGTTGCTGCTCCACTTTATTTGCTgaatgtaactaaatgcagcatttgaAGCATAGCTCCTCGTAGTGCTGAATGTCTGAAACTCTCCCTAAAATTATTAAATCTTGTATTCTCATTCTTATTTTTTCATCACTGTTTACTTCTGTGTCCCATAGGCAGAATTTTAACCTAGTCACTACATTGGTTATGATTAATTAGCTCACTTTGTTCATTTTTGGTTAATTGGATATACTGTTAATCTATACAAAGTTAGCTTTCCAAATGGGTCATGTTTACAAAGGTTTAAGCTCAGTTGAGTTGCTCTGGCCAACTTGACCTCATTTCATGAAACAGATACATTTGCCTTTTCACGAGCCTCCAGTCGAGTTGACTACCTTTATCTAAAAATGTATCTACTCAAGACagttgagtaaaaaaaaaaaaaaaagaagaaaaaaacagctcttTGGGAGGTGAGTTGCAATTTCAATAAGTAACCCTCCAAATAATAAGACTGACTCATCAGGAGACTGAACAATCATCACCTTTATGTTTTGTGAGAAGATGAGCTGTCTTCATCAGAGTACTTCATTATGTGTTCTTCTATAGTGGGGCCATCAGGGGCAGTGAACAATTCCTTTAACCGTTTAGTCTGAGACCCGTATAGGCGAGACCATAGGCTCCATGAGCAATTTTAAGTGTTTGAACAAGACACAGAGGTGAGTATCTGAAATGTCTGGCAGATACCTCCAGACTACATATGAAAAGCTTAGGACAACGTCTTCAGCAGAATACCCCATATCCGTTTGCCCCAATTTCCCACCCCCCAACTAGTTGGCATGCAAAAGATGCATTGGGCCAAACACATCATACATTTAATGTTGGTCACCCTAGGTGCTGGAGGGAGCAAGGTCCAATGAGACCTCTATGCATGCATTCACGGAAAGTGCtcgttgatttcaatgggagcactttaaCTGTAAACGGATTGGCTAttacaagcagccaatcagcagtggGAAACATCGACCCACAGAGGCAGCATTCTGCTTCATCTCTGCAActgtataaaagtattttatttttgcttgttaAGTTAATGCACATCAAAGCACTTACAATGACTTTCATATGTATTCATTAATAGAGAGTGACATATGTCTCTGGTACCATGGATGTGGTTGTCCAGAAATCAGGACACTAGGTTCTAAACAGGATTAGCTCTAGACAAGCCACAAGCACGATATCCTTGTTattacattaaagaaaatatgaacTCTACTGCAGTTAGGCTTTAAGTGCTTCTCGCTGTATTTGGGCACCCACCATGTTTTCTCCCTTCTGTCTATCAAACTGCACCAGACTCCTCTATCCAGAATGTTTTGTTGTCAAGGTTTCTGACAAACTCTGTTCTAGAGCAGCCATTCCATATAAGTTAGCCAGCCCGATGCCTTCTTGCTGTAGTACGAGCTCTCTACAggcagggctgttttgggagAGCTCTACAAGAAGGGGCTGCAGCACAGTTACCATGTCAGAACTAACAGATGATGGGGAGACTTTCTCAAAGATGTTGAGTATGGCCTGAAGCCAGCCAGACTTCAGCACTAGGGAAGACAGCCATGGCAGCAAAGGGACACAGCTGGCGAAGGCTTGTACACCCAGGAACCACAGTTCAGAGATCTCCTCCCATACATCGGCATAATCATCCGACAGCGACATGTTAGGCTTGCTAGAGTCTGGGGAACTGGAGGTCACATGGCAACAACTGAGGAACTGAATGACActtgaaaaaaaatcctgtgaCAGATTTTCCTGCAAAactgaaacaagaaataaaaataagggCTTTTCCACAATGCATATAAACTTTtctagataaaaaaacaaaaaagtctaCAAAACCAGAGAACTTATCAAGTAGCCAACTTGTGCAacttttagaaatatatttttaagtcaGCATCACTAGCACTGCACTGACAGCTTTGGTGCAACATTTTACACATCTCTAGTCATGTTTCTCTGGAACAGTTCAAACAAATGCCTAAAATTcctagtagtaataataacgaTAAATTAAGAGGTGCCCCAATaccactaaaatacccagaagTATTGAGAAATAGGGTACTATATAAAGAAGGAATGTGTATTATAGTAGTCAGTGGATGttggtaaataaatataaattatcagTGATGGAACATATCTAAATAGAAGAATTCCtaaggaaacttttttttttttaatattagtactaatacaatattataaatacatatacatatgtgaTATATGTACAAGTCCCTCCTTGTTCTGAAAGAAAAGGAGCATAAATATGCACAGATGCACCAAACATGGAGAAGAGAAATTGTGGTtgtgcaaacatggtaaaaaaggCAAACAAGCTCTGGCCTCCTTTTTGGGTATGAATACGCCCAACCAATGCGGTTCCAAGCGGTTTTCTATCAGTGtgtacattaacattttttcccaAGCAAAGTATCTGTGATATCCAACCGGTTTTTCCCCAAAAGTGTCCTTTTTACTAATTTCTCTGACAAATGATATTAACCTCAGATAATAAGTGCTAATAGACCTTTATTACACAATATCTACCTGGAGTCTCTGCTAGTAATCGGCCCATCATCACACCCAGAGTGACAATATTGGCTGCCAGGACCAAATGACCTTTTCTTGGTAACAGACCAGGGAGACAGTGCATGAGATGTGTCATCAGGGTTGCAAAGCAGGATTCCTGTCTTGGGGAAAGCATAAGAAGAAGTCATGTTAAAAAGGGCTAGGTTTGGTTTATTTGACAGATGTTCTTTAAAACACAAGAGCGTGTTGATTTCAGAGCAGAAAGAAGTGTTGCTTATCTCCTTACCCAATAAGTGTTGGCTCGGTTACCACCAGATTGAGGAACacaccgcagcagctctggagACTCAACTCAGCTACAGTCCGGTTCTCTGCACACTCGTTCTCTACTCCGGAGAAGACCTCCCATTGCTGCAGGAAGTAGTCACAGAGCAAGGCAGGAGCCCCTTCAGAGATCAGTACTCTGCGCGGAGCCTCCTCGGCACTTAGGTGGCATAAGCCAGGAAGCAAAAACCTGCAGGGGgcaacaatgttatttttatttttgttcaacaTATACCTATTGTGAGTAGACTTGATAAGTGTCATTTTGTGTATAAAATTGTATCTTCATACAAATATGTTAGATTTCATAATTGCGATTAGGCGCTAGAGACACTTGTTGCCCAAGATCATGGAACTTTTCATGAAGTAGTAAGAGTTTTGCAAATACCTAAATAGAGTAAAGTGCTGTAACACACACCTAGAGAACTCAAGGTTAGGAGTAGCAGGAAACTGCATGGTAAGACTTGGGATGGGTGGCATACTCCACCACGCACagtaaagattgtaagcttgcgagcagggctctctccacctaatgtatcggcttgtcttaatctgtcaattctcgtcttgtcacaccccttgaatatttgtattgcattaagcgctgcgttgttggcgctatataagtaaaagaaaatattttcctgTCCTACACATACATAATCCATAGGGGAAACAATTTTCAAAACCACTGATCAAGGGCATCATTGGTTCTTATATGGATATTTGAATCCCAAAACATGTGTCCTCGCTTACCCTCTCTCAGGGATCCGGCCAATATTAAAATGGCAAGGGTGCCTCAAGATGCACAAAGGATGTTACTGCTCATACGAGTAGAAATACCTCTGTACATTGTTAAAATGGACTATGTACATTGTTAATTGACCTAGGAGGAAAGTTTCCAACTCACTCACCTGTGtcacataaaacaaatacactTTTCCATAGCTATTGGGTGGGATTTACAAAAGGCGATGAAGCATGTGTGTTTGGCTTTCCAGAGTGTCTATAACTAAATTAGCACTGCGATCAACACAGTTGACCTCGGGATCTGTACCGCGTTTTGTCACAGGTATCAACCAGAAGCCACACAGATCATTCTGGAATGTGGGGACATAATACATAATAGGAcagttgtgtgtgtatatattacacacacacaaccatttCACAGCAGCAAAGCGCCCCAGAAAACAATACAGAATGAAGAATGTCTTCACGACCCTCGATACATGTGGAGCTTTAGTTGTATACCCCAAGCTATTCATAGATCTACCGGTCGCTACAGAGTGCTTACTATTCTTTAAGTCAGCATATCTTAGCATCCTGCAGATGCTGGTTTTCTGCTTCTGTGTGCACCCACATAACATTGACGCTTTATATCTTGTTATCAGTTGAGTAATGGAACTGACCACATCTTCACCTTATGGCCTAAGACCTGAGAGAGATATAGCTGCATGTCTGTGTTCAGAAATGTTGCAACTTCACTGAAGATGAGTGAAATTTGTGCACACAAAGTACAGACACAGCATGCCTATATACTACAGCCACAACGATCACTGAGCATCATCAGTAAATATACAGGTACCATGGATCACTGGCCCTCCACAGTGCCCTACAGATGGTTTCTATACAAATGGCCAATCTGCCAATGGCACATTAATGAAACCAAGACACAGAAAGAGAATGCATTACAACCACCATGCAGTTTGCTTCAATGATCCTAAACCAATGAGCATGGCTGCCTTGCTAATAATTCAAAATGCATTAAGTGTATAGTTTAATCGGGTACCTTATCGGGTCTCCAGGCCATACGGCTCCCCACTTGCTACTTAACATCGCGACCTGGGAGACCTCTTTTGGCAAACTCCTACAGGCCACACCTCGTTGGTAGCAGGTCCTCATATAATGCAGCAGGAAAGGCAGCAGGTTTAGGACTTCCTTTTTCAAGCAGGAGGTTTCCTCAGCCAGCCATGCGCCCAGCATACGCACAGAAGCCAGCGTGAACGGATCATCCATTTTTTCCCATCCTTTCTAAGAGAGGACATAAATCGATGAACAGaatgagcattttttttaatctctacacattaatattcaaataaGCAGCAATGCCAATATAGAAGGCAAAGGTTACCACTGCCACCAGTAGGTATTCAAGTTACCACTTAATTGTGGCAGCTGCTGCTCTTTAAATGCTGATAttgcacaaatatataatagtttTCGGGTATGTAGTATTGCTGCATCTAATCTTATTTTCCTGTTGCTGGACCTTTTAAACAGCCTTAACAGCTTATGATATCCCCTAATAACATCGTCCGTTCTCCATAACAGGCTCCCACTATGACTGTGTACCCATGTtaaaatatagtgtatatatttagaataaaataaatttagatTCAAAATAAACTGTGGTTACCAGTTGTAAATAGTGCATGACTGAACCACAGGCCTCTTGCATGACTCTGGTGAGCTGCAGTTTCTGCTCCTCACTTAATAAAGGCCTTTCCTCTTCCTTGATACACTCTTGTACGCCCATTTCAATGATGGAATAACATGCAGTCACAAAAGTCTGTCTTGAATCCAGGGGTTCGGCATCTTCCAGAGCCATCCTCACTTCCACACAGGCCAAGTTCACCAGCAGAGCCAAGCATTTTGCTCTTTCAGCCTTGGTCTCTGCCAATATCCAAGACGAGCCATAGGTATGTGCAAGACAGGCCCCTAATTTCAAAGCTGGATCACGCTGTGTAACGCTAAGTTTACTGCCCAGGATCTTAAACAAACCGTTGCATAGATACTTCAGACACTCCTTGCCCCAAGTAGTCTCTGACAAAATAGGTGAAGTGGGGAGAAAGGTAGGAAGAACCTCAGCTAGCTGGAATTTACGACTGTCTTCCACCTGACTAAACTCCAGAGTGACTTTTGTTAAAAGGAGCCGAAGGTCTGAGCGGCTTTTTTTCCAACATTTGGCTGGCATGGAGGTGAGCAGAGAGGTTAGAATCTGAAATGCTTGTTCACCGCAATGATTGTGATTCATGTAGGCCTGGCACAAGGATGATACAGTATCAGCAGATACAAGGTGTTTTGCCCCCTGTGGAGAAGCCAAAATACCAGCAAGACACTGATAGGCATCCTCTACCATGGAAGCCAAATCTTTGTCATCCTTTTGGCATGGTGTAGCCACTGTTTCATTGAAGATGGGGATCTTGTTGAGGACCTGCGGATGAGTGGCTAGAGAGGGGACGGTACAGAAGCAAGCCAGCAGTGTTACTCCCAGACCCCGAAATAAGTGGGTTGGGCATCCATCAGGAGTGGACTTCGAAAAAAGAAGACGATTTGGGAACGAGAAGCCAACAGCGTCAAAAATCCTATGTCTTGCCTCATCATCCAGTTCTCCAGCTCGGGCACACTTGGTGacctgtagaaaaaaatattttagagaaaCCATTCaaatagaagaaaacaaaataatttaaggacAAGAAACCACGGAATCATGTCTTTACATATAGTACCTAGAAAGTGCTGATGGATTATCTGATTTATTAAAGGGACGCTATGCTAATGCATATCCATATTCTGTAGAatccctccatatgcatttgcccctttccccaccgcCCAATTAAATGCCTTACAGGAGTTATACTCactccagtgctggcttggGGAATCCTGAGGGTCATGCACACATGTGGAAAGTGGTCCCATTAATTTCAAATAGACAATCAGTGGCAAAAATAGTTGGGCCacaaagaaagaaggcagcCGCTGAACAGGGCTGCCTCTTCTACATGCTCAAAGAGTAGTTCTATAGTACAATTGTCAGGACGTTAAACAATCGCTGTAATggtgtaagcttgcgagcagggctgtGTCTACCTAGCGtactggtttctttttttttctgccagttCCGGTTTTGTCACGTTTTGAGTATACGTATTGTGAGAAGCTCTGCTTAAATtcttggtgctatataaaggttaataataattataattaatgtgATATTATCAGACACTGAGAAACGGCAAACATTTCAACTCACCAAAAGTAGCGCCGCAAACTGTTCGCTGTCAGTTTTTGCTCCCTTCAGGACCTCCAGACATCGGTCCAGGGTGGAATTCCGGCTGCCATGATCCGTGGACGCCTCTGGCTGCTCAGTCATTTTGTCAGCTTGCTGCATGAAAAGACGAAACACGTACTCAAAAGGGAGTCTGTCCGGCATGGATATACAACAATATCTGAGCGTCTGGCGAAACTCTCACCCAGAAACACTTTTAAGCATAACAGTAATACGTCATTAGGCCTCTAATTTACCCAAACATGTATGCTTATAAAGGAAGGTTGATTTCCTTGTAtgtcctctagattgtaagcttatttgagcagggccctccttacctatttctgtatgtcatcttcttatgttatatactaattcttatgtcctgtctactctACGTACAGCGCTGAGGAATCTGATagggctatataaaacaataataataataataaaaactgttagtataatgtttttattaccaCAAACtgcaacacacaaacacatgctaTAGGTAAATTCACGCTGTGGCATGCCATACTAAACCAATAAGGATCTGGGGTCATTAACCAAGTAGTATGCATTTTACATGCATGGCAATTATGCTAcacagaaatgtattatttgccctACAACTACCAAAGATAGCCACCCTAAAAGCAGCAGTGCCCTGGTCCATTTACACCAGTAGGGATTACACCAGCTCTGTAAGGTATAAACCCAGAGATCTCCGCTAGATTGGATGTCCAGCCAAA
This sequence is a window from Spea bombifrons isolate aSpeBom1 chromosome 2, aSpeBom1.2.pri, whole genome shotgun sequence. Protein-coding genes within it:
- the NCDN gene encoding neurochondrin; the protein is MTEQPEASTDHGSRNSTLDRCLEVLKGAKTDSEQFAALLLVTKCARAGELDDEARHRIFDAVGFSFPNRLLFSKSTPDGCPTHLFRGLGVTLLACFCTVPSLATHPQVLNKIPIFNETVATPCQKDDKDLASMVEDAYQCLAGILASPQGAKHLVSADTVSSLCQAYMNHNHCGEQAFQILTSLLTSMPAKCWKKSRSDLRLLLTKVTLEFSQVEDSRKFQLAEVLPTFLPTSPILSETTWGKECLKYLCNGLFKILGSKLSVTQRDPALKLGACLAHTYGSSWILAETKAERAKCLALLVNLACVEVRMALEDAEPLDSRQTFVTACYSIIEMGVQECIKEEERPLLSEEQKLQLTRVMQEACGSVMHYLQLKGWEKMDDPFTLASVRMLGAWLAEETSCLKKEVLNLLPFLLHYMRTCYQRGVACRSLPKEVSQVAMLSSKWGAVWPGDPIRFLLPGLCHLSAEEAPRRVLISEGAPALLCDYFLQQWEVFSGVENECAENRTVAELSLQSCCGVFLNLVVTEPTLIGQESCFATLMTHLMHCLPGLLPRKGHLVLAANIVTLGVMMGRLLAETPVLQENLSQDFFSSVIQFLSCCHVTSSSPDSSKPNMSLSDDYADVWEEISELWFLGVQAFASCVPLLPWLSSLVLKSGWLQAILNIFEKVSPSSVSSDMVTVLQPLLVELSQNSPACRELVLQQEGIGLANLYGMAALEQSLSETLTTKHSG